The genome window GCCATGCCCCAGCCGGTAATCGCGGCATAGCGTGGGCTGATCACTTCTGCCTCTCTCCACAGCAAAAGGAGCGGCGGCAGATACGATGGTCAGCCGACCGCTCCGCGCTCTGCAATCCGCCCCGACGCCCGCGAGTGCTTACTCAGCCTCGGTGACCTTGATCACCTGGCGCCCCCGGTAGTCGCCGCACTTCTTGCACGGATAATGATTGCGCACCAGCGCCCCGCAACGTTGGCACCTCACCAGCACAGGGGCGGTGAGCGCTAGATGCTGCCGGCGGTTGCCGCGGCGATGGCGCGAGACTTTGCGCTTTGGCACTGCACCCATGGTTCCTCAACTCCTCCCGTTACCGCGCTTATGGCGTTCCGCCCAGGCTTTCAGCGCATCGAGGGGGTTCTTGTCCGGCCCGAGCGCTGTCTCTTCTTCTTCGCCCTCGATCCCTTCCGACTGCACCGTGTAACTGACCGGTCGATCGCGATAGGCCGGGCTTACCGGATTGAGCGGCAACTCCAGAAGGGTATACTCTCGAATTGCCTCCCCAATATCGGCCATATGCGCGTCGTCGAGGAGAAACGGATCCTCTTCGGTCGGCTTCGGCAGAGCGCCGCCAGTGTACACATCAATCACCGAGTGAAACTGGTCGCTAAAGTCCAGCGTCACGGGGTAGTCAAACTCTTCCAGCGATCGCACACATATCAACCGAACGGTGCCCTGGGCTTTGACATTGGCCCATACCCCGCTGGCTGTGCGGGTAAAACGCACCGTACCACTGATATCGCGCAGTCTCAACGTTTCATCGAGGGGCAACTCATCTTCCGCGAACGTTAGCTCGCGGCGAGCGCCGATTTCTTCCCGCAGCAACTGCGCGACGTTAAACTTGAGAGTCGTCATGGACGTAGATGTGAGAAACTATCTCAAAACCCGCGCACTGCTCTGGCAAGGGCGAAGCCAGACCATACACCCCCGCCCTTAGAACCGACAGAGAGCGCTTCGAGATAGTCTTCTCGTGTCGCAGCTCATGCTGCAAATGCTTTATTATAGCCAGGAGGGGCACACACTGTCAAGATAATAGAGCAATAAAAAGATCATCGCCAGCGTACTATGGCGGCATCACGGGCGGTTCAGCCCTACGCTGTTTCTTCCCTCTTTCCCGACGGAGGGCGGGCGCCGAGTTCGTGCAACCCGTTGCGCACACTGGTGACCAGTTTAGACAGACGGGCATCGAGTTCTTCGAGCACCTGGCGGGCGTAGTCATCGGCGCCGGCGCGCACCATGGCAGCTTCCTGCTCGGCCTGTTGGAGCAGGCGAGCACGTTCCGCCTCGACCGCCTCCAGCAACCCGCGTTCTTCGAGCACCTGCTGCACGCGGGCCTGAGCCTCGGCGATCAGCCGTTCCTGCTCCTGCACGATGCGCCGCGCCCGTTTGTGCTCTTCAGGGATGGCGACCCGCATCCGATCGATAATATCGAGGATCCGCTCTTCATCTACCAGGAGCCGGCCGCTGAACGGCACGCGCCGCCCTTCCGCAAGCACGTCTTCCAGTTCGTCAATCAAATCATCAAGCTCGATGGCGCTCACCCCCTTTGCGCGAACTTTTGCCGCAACGCCGCCACGATGTGCGGCGGTACAAATTCTACCGGATCGCGGCCCATCCCGGCGATTTCGCGCACGGCGCTCGAACTGATATGGGCGTAACGCCGGCTGGCCATCAACACCACCACCTCGATCTCGGGATCGAGGGTCTGGTTCAACTGAGCCATGTTATATTCAACCTCAAAGTCGCTTACGGTGCGTAAGCCGCGAATGAGGGCCACCGCGCCCATAGAGCGGGCGAAATCAACGGTGAGGGCGTCATAACTGACCGCCTCGACGCGTGGCACATCAGCGATGGCCGTGCGGAGGAGGGCCAGTCGCTCCTCGGTGCTAAACAACAACTTCTTCTGCGGCCGCTCGAAGACCCCCATCACCACCCTGTCGAACAGGCGCGTCGCACGGGTCGCAACGTCCAGATGGGCATAGGTAACCGGGTCAAAACTTCCCGGATAGACGGCAATGCGCGTAGTCATCAGCGACGGCCCCTCGCGTGCTCCTCAGGCGTCAGGCTGCTCACCCGTCGTATCGGAACCGAGACGGTAGATCGAAAAGCAAGAGTCACCCAGACGGCGATGCTTGATCCGCACCGCGCCTGGATAGGAGTCGGCCAGACTCACCCGGGGCGAATGGCCAACGATCAACAGGCTTCCCTCATGACCGAGGCCGTTCTCCAGAATGGTCATAATTGTCTGCTCGATTTTTGGATCGGCATAGGGCGGGTCCATCATAATATAATCGTAATTGCCCGTCCCACGCTGGTGGTGCAGGAAACGCTCCACCGACATCTGATGGACCCGGCCATACGCCGCGAGCCTGGTGTGGGCCAGATTATCCCGGATGATGGCGCAGACGTGGGATTGTTGCTCGACAAAATCGGCATACTCCGCCCCGCGCGAGAGAAACTCAATCCCCAGCGCGCCCGTTCCCGCATACAGGTCCAGCACTCGCCCGTGGATCGGGCCGTATCCCTCCAGCACCGAGAACAGCGACTCTTTCACCCGGTCGAGCATCGGGCGCGTGCCGAGGCCCTTCGGCGCTTTGAGTTTATGCCCCTTGGCTCTCCCGGTAATCACGCGCATAGCAGACCCTGCCGGCTTCTTGTCGGACCATTGTAGCATGGCCTTTTTTGCGCTTCAACCAGGGTTTCTCGCAGCGGTTTTCTTGCGTGAAGGCGCCTTTACCGCTTGGTGTACTGCGGCGCCTTGCGCGCCCGCTTGAGGCCCGCCTTCTTGCGCTCTTTCGCCCGCGGATCACGGGTGAGCAACCCCGCCTTCTTCAGGGTTGGGCGGAGGTCAGGATCGAGATCCAGCAAGGCCCGTGCCAGACCGTGACGCACCGCCCCGGCCTGACCGTGAACCCCGCCGCCGCGCACCTTTACCAGCACGTTAAAGTTGGTCGTGTTACCGGTCAACTGCAGCGGCGTCCAGATCTCGCGTTGCAGCAGTTCACGCGGGCCAAAATACTCCACGGGCTTCTTGCCGTTGACGATAAACTCCCCGTTGCCGGGGAACAGGCGCACGCGCGCAACCGCCGTCTTGCGGCGCCCGGTGCCCTGGTAGTAGCGTTTAGCTTGCATGGTCACCTGTCTCTCCTATCGGCCCTGTACGGCTTCGCCGTGAAAAAAGGCGTTTTCAGAAAGGCTGCGCCCTCCCGCGGCCCCTCCGCTGTGGCTTTGTTCGCCTCAGCGCGGCGACCAGACCTTCGGCTGCTGCGCGGCGTGAGGATGGCGCGGCCCGGCGTAGATGCGCAGCTTGGTCAACAGATGGCGGCCCATCCGGTTCTTCGGCAACATGCCTTTGACCGCATTGCGCAGAATGCGGTCGGGATGTTTAGCCAGCATCATTTTGTAGGGCGTGGCTTTGAGACCGCCCGGATAGCCGGTATGTCGGTAGTAAATCTTCTGATCGGCTTTCTTGCCCATGATCTTGATTTTCTCGCAGTTGACCACGATTACAAAATCACCACCGTCAATTGAGGGAGTGTAGGTCGGCTTATGCTTCCCACGGAGCAGGGTGGCGATCTGGGTAGCCAGGCGACCCAGCACCTGGTCGGTGGCGTCAATCACGTACCAGTCACGCTGGACTTCAGCAGGTCTTTGATGATACGTTTTCACGGTGTTTTATCCTCATCGTATTGCCCCGGATGGCACAGCGTGCAATCAGGATTCCTCTATGGGAGCTTGGCCCTTGTCTATGCCCCCCTCAGCAGGCCGGGGATGCGCGGGCGAGGCTCGCTCGTGCGACCCCTTGCGTCCGGCTAACCCCTTCCGCCTGGCAGGCCCGGAGGGGCGGCGCCCGGCCGGTCGGGATCGTCGTCCCAGCGCAGCAGGGTTGGCGGATAGCTTACCGACATCAGGGTCAACCCATGGGGGGCCGCGGTCGGCCCTGCCGCTTTCCGCTCACCCCCCTCGAGCACCTGCCGGAAGCGGGTCACATCCATCCGGCCTCGTCCCACCTGGAGCACCGTCCCGACGATCACGCGCACCATATGCTGCAGAAAGGCATTTGCCGCCAGATCCACAGCGATAAGCGCGCGCCCGAAGAGTTCCGCCTTTTCCAGGCGCGCACGATAGACCGTGCGCACAGTGCTCTTCTGTTCCGCCGACGGCACGGTAAAGGCGGCGAAGTCGTAAGTACCTTCGAGCAACGGCAGCGCCTCGGCCATGGCCGCCACATCGAGCGGCTGTTCGACATGGAGGGCCAGGTGGCGCAGGGTCGGCAGCGGCGCCGGATGGTTGTCGATCAGGTACCGATAGTCGCGCCGCACGGCGCTCCGCCGGGCATGGAACTCGGCGCTCACCTCGCGCGCCGCCAGCACACGCACATCATCGGGCAACAGGGCGTTCAAGCCGCGCGTAAGCGTTGCGAGGGCGTGGCCCGTCTCGCTGCGCACATTCGCCACCTGCCCATGGGCATGCACGCCCGCGTCGGTACGACCTGCCAGCGTGAAGCGCCGCCGTTCCTGGGTCAGTTCCTCCCAGGCCCCTTCAAGTGCGCCCTGCACTGAACGGCCCTGGTTCTGATACTGCGAGCCGACGAAATCGGACCCGTCATAAGCCAGCAGCAGTGCAATGTTCCGCACTAGACCAGTTCAATAATCGCCATCTCCGCGCCATCGCCCCGGCGCGGACCGATCTTCGT of Chloroflexaceae bacterium contains these proteins:
- the rplM gene encoding 50S ribosomal protein L13; the encoded protein is MKTYHQRPAEVQRDWYVIDATDQVLGRLATQIATLLRGKHKPTYTPSIDGGDFVIVVNCEKIKIMGKKADQKIYYRHTGYPGGLKATPYKMMLAKHPDRILRNAVKGMLPKNRMGRHLLTKLRIYAGPRHPHAAQQPKVWSPR
- the rpmF gene encoding 50S ribosomal protein L32, with the protein product MGAVPKRKVSRHRRGNRRQHLALTAPVLVRCQRCGALVRNHYPCKKCGDYRGRQVIKVTEAE
- the rsmD gene encoding 16S rRNA (guanine(966)-N(2))-methyltransferase RsmD, which codes for MRVITGRAKGHKLKAPKGLGTRPMLDRVKESLFSVLEGYGPIHGRVLDLYAGTGALGIEFLSRGAEYADFVEQQSHVCAIIRDNLAHTRLAAYGRVHQMSVERFLHHQRGTGNYDYIMMDPPYADPKIEQTIMTILENGLGHEGSLLIVGHSPRVSLADSYPGAVRIKHRRLGDSCFSIYRLGSDTTGEQPDA
- the rpsI gene encoding 30S ribosomal protein S9; its protein translation is MQAKRYYQGTGRRKTAVARVRLFPGNGEFIVNGKKPVEYFGPRELLQREIWTPLQLTGNTTNFNVLVKVRGGGVHGQAGAVRHGLARALLDLDPDLRPTLKKAGLLTRDPRAKERKKAGLKRARKAPQYTKR
- a CDS encoding DUF177 domain-containing protein, which encodes MTTLKFNVAQLLREEIGARRELTFAEDELPLDETLRLRDISGTVRFTRTASGVWANVKAQGTVRLICVRSLEEFDYPVTLDFSDQFHSVIDVYTGGALPKPTEEDPFLLDDAHMADIGEAIREYTLLELPLNPVSPAYRDRPVSYTVQSEGIEGEEEETALGPDKNPLDALKAWAERHKRGNGRS
- the truA gene encoding tRNA pseudouridine(38-40) synthase TruA, producing MRNIALLLAYDGSDFVGSQYQNQGRSVQGALEGAWEELTQERRRFTLAGRTDAGVHAHGQVANVRSETGHALATLTRGLNALLPDDVRVLAAREVSAEFHARRSAVRRDYRYLIDNHPAPLPTLRHLALHVEQPLDVAAMAEALPLLEGTYDFAAFTVPSAEQKSTVRTVYRARLEKAELFGRALIAVDLAANAFLQHMVRVIVGTVLQVGRGRMDVTRFRQVLEGGERKAAGPTAAPHGLTLMSVSYPPTLLRWDDDPDRPGAAPPGLPGGRG
- the coaD gene encoding pantetheine-phosphate adenylyltransferase — translated: MTTRIAVYPGSFDPVTYAHLDVATRATRLFDRVVMGVFERPQKKLLFSTEERLALLRTAIADVPRVEAVSYDALTVDFARSMGAVALIRGLRTVSDFEVEYNMAQLNQTLDPEIEVVVLMASRRYAHISSSAVREIAGMGRDPVEFVPPHIVAALRQKFAQRG